In Natronococcus occultus SP4, the following proteins share a genomic window:
- a CDS encoding beta-propeller fold lactonase family protein — protein MDRSVKRRRFVQVAGTGLAVGLAGCAGDNGEDDDTGDDDAGDDHEDDGDEASEDVEEGLIYAFAPETIAVIDPEDGEVVDEITEGLDDEGWGDPRITADYDEIYVIRESPSQVLVIDTAAREIVDEIDIGPDGTHMYHPNDDEMWAHSDEEGTFYVIDTDSHEVTEIVESGLETEGHGKLLYHEDFGSMGYATNVNDPGAPVIDLENYERSDFIEFENEDEGTHYKAYAPETELAYFEFGDETVVVDTESDEVVDTLDFAGGMYLSPDEDVMGVLDGNEIRFLDATSEDSEELAVVEVDEGPDALRYHESEDGTLYAYTAHTQADEASVIDVEAGEVVETVEIGDIERPEGADHLHRTAVAGGGYFVSPADADGTVAVVDMEAQEAVDQVEVGEGVDTVQYVGDSGTGYTGSLR, from the coding sequence ATGGACCGATCGGTGAAGCGACGGCGTTTCGTACAGGTTGCTGGAACCGGACTCGCAGTCGGACTCGCGGGCTGTGCCGGCGACAACGGCGAGGACGACGATACCGGTGACGACGATGCGGGAGACGATCACGAGGACGACGGCGACGAGGCGTCCGAGGATGTCGAGGAGGGACTGATCTACGCGTTCGCGCCGGAGACGATCGCGGTGATCGATCCCGAGGACGGCGAGGTCGTCGACGAGATCACCGAGGGACTCGACGACGAGGGATGGGGTGATCCGCGGATCACGGCCGACTATGACGAGATCTACGTCATCAGGGAGTCGCCCTCCCAGGTGCTCGTCATCGACACCGCGGCCCGCGAGATCGTCGACGAGATCGACATCGGACCGGACGGGACCCACATGTACCACCCCAACGACGACGAGATGTGGGCCCACAGCGACGAGGAGGGGACCTTCTACGTCATCGACACCGACTCCCACGAGGTCACCGAGATCGTCGAGTCGGGCCTCGAGACGGAGGGTCACGGCAAGCTCCTCTACCACGAGGACTTCGGTTCGATGGGCTACGCCACGAACGTCAACGATCCCGGCGCGCCGGTGATCGACCTCGAGAACTACGAGCGAAGCGACTTCATCGAGTTCGAGAACGAAGACGAAGGGACCCACTACAAGGCCTACGCTCCCGAAACGGAACTCGCGTACTTCGAGTTCGGAGACGAGACCGTCGTCGTCGACACCGAGAGCGACGAGGTCGTCGATACGCTCGATTTCGCGGGCGGGATGTATCTCTCTCCGGACGAGGACGTCATGGGCGTCCTCGACGGCAACGAGATCCGGTTTCTCGACGCGACCAGCGAGGACAGCGAGGAGCTCGCGGTCGTCGAGGTCGACGAGGGCCCCGACGCGCTTCGGTACCACGAGAGCGAGGACGGGACGCTGTACGCCTACACGGCTCACACCCAGGCCGACGAGGCGTCGGTCATCGACGTCGAGGCCGGCGAAGTCGTCGAGACCGTCGAGATCGGCGACATCGAGCGTCCCGAGGGCGCCGACCACCTCCACCGAACCGCCGTCGCCGGTGGCGGCTACTTCGTCAGCCCCGCCGACGCCGACGGCACCGTCGCCGTCGTCGACATGGAGGCCCAGGAGGCCGTCGACCAGGTCGAGGTCGGGGAGGGGGTCGATACGGTCCAGTACGTCGGCGACTCGGGCACCGGCTACACCGGCTCCCTCCGCTAA
- a CDS encoding winged helix-turn-helix transcriptional regulator, with product MTDTKREIRAHVRTNAGIHFNELVRESSFAPGQVQYHVRRLVDDDEVVRNEFYGRTHYYTPEYDEHEQAVLALFRRETAREIVVYLIEHEPAAPGTVADELGIARSTLEYHLDRLVEQDVVEKAYDRRNRVELGLADPELTGELLSTVEPTVPDRLLDRFTRLVDGLLEREPASR from the coding sequence ATGACAGATACGAAACGAGAGATCAGAGCCCACGTCCGCACGAACGCTGGAATTCACTTCAATGAGCTCGTCAGAGAGTCGTCGTTCGCGCCGGGACAGGTCCAGTACCACGTTCGCCGACTGGTCGACGACGACGAGGTCGTCCGCAACGAGTTCTACGGTCGAACCCACTACTACACCCCAGAGTACGACGAGCACGAACAGGCCGTACTGGCGCTGTTCCGGCGTGAAACCGCACGCGAGATCGTCGTCTACCTGATCGAGCACGAGCCCGCGGCGCCGGGAACGGTCGCCGACGAACTGGGGATCGCCCGGAGCACGCTCGAGTACCACCTCGATCGACTGGTCGAGCAAGACGTCGTCGAGAAGGCGTACGATCGGCGCAACCGCGTCGAACTCGGGCTGGCAGATCCCGAGCTAACCGGGGAGTTGCTGTCGACGGTCGAACCGACAGTTCCCGACCGGCTGCTCGACCGGTTTACCCGCCTCGTCGACGGGCTGCTCGAGCGCGAGCCGGCCTCGAGATAG
- a CDS encoding DUF7471 family protein, with protein sequence MHHTSPFNLEWVDPQLTPVLLAVIVLAVVGTTTLFCIGLVAYLRRRSTRYLLITVVLGLLVTRSLVGLGTLFGLVPMTFHHLLEHGVDFSIAVLVLYAVYRSGPGDERTPTESNGD encoded by the coding sequence ATGCACCACACGAGCCCGTTCAACCTCGAATGGGTCGACCCCCAGCTGACGCCCGTTCTGCTCGCCGTCATCGTGCTCGCGGTCGTCGGAACGACCACGCTGTTCTGTATCGGGCTCGTGGCTTACCTCCGCCGGCGATCGACGCGGTACCTGCTGATCACGGTCGTGCTCGGACTGCTCGTGACCCGTTCGCTCGTCGGGCTGGGGACGCTGTTCGGGCTCGTTCCGATGACGTTCCATCACCTCCTCGAACACGGGGTGGACTTCTCGATCGCCGTCCTGGTTCTCTACGCGGTGTATCGCAGCGGGCCCGGAGACGAGCGGACGCCGACCGAGAGCAACGGCGACTGA
- the ribB gene encoding 3,4-dihydroxy-2-butanone-4-phosphate synthase, with amino-acid sequence MTGHHASANAGTGGQTPAAFERALESLRAGEPVLVHDAADREGETDVIYHADAVTSDAVAHMRNDAGGLVCVALANEIAEAFDLPFYTEEIDHPAAADHELGYDERSSFSLTVNHRDTYTGITDADRSRTIQALGEAAADPAATDFATEFRVPGHVHLLKAAPDLLAQREGHTELGLALADAADLPPAVVVCEMLDDQTGAALTPADARGYADRHDYVYLEGRDVLERLG; translated from the coding sequence ATGACCGGTCACCACGCCAGCGCGAACGCCGGGACGGGCGGACAGACCCCGGCAGCGTTCGAACGCGCCCTCGAGTCGCTGCGGGCCGGCGAGCCGGTACTGGTCCACGACGCGGCCGACCGGGAGGGCGAGACCGACGTCATCTACCACGCCGACGCTGTCACGTCCGACGCCGTCGCTCACATGCGAAACGATGCCGGCGGACTGGTCTGTGTGGCGCTGGCCAACGAGATCGCGGAGGCGTTCGACCTCCCCTTCTACACCGAGGAGATCGACCACCCCGCCGCGGCCGACCACGAACTCGGTTACGACGAGCGCTCGTCGTTCTCGCTGACGGTCAACCACCGCGACACCTACACCGGGATCACCGACGCCGACCGCTCGCGGACGATCCAGGCGCTCGGCGAGGCCGCTGCCGATCCCGCCGCGACCGACTTTGCGACGGAGTTTCGGGTTCCCGGCCACGTCCACCTGCTGAAGGCCGCCCCCGACCTGCTCGCCCAGCGCGAGGGCCACACCGAACTCGGGCTCGCCCTCGCCGACGCCGCCGACCTCCCGCCGGCCGTCGTGGTCTGTGAGATGTTGGACGACCAGACCGGCGCGGCGCTGACCCCCGCCGACGCCCGCGGTTACGCTGACCGCCACGACTACGTCTACCTCGAGGGCCGGGACGTCCTCGAGCGGCTGGGCTAA
- a CDS encoding DUF120 domain-containing protein, translating into MSVTAESAVGHDELAVLKLLALEGGLEGDVKISCSRLAERLDASNQTASRRLQRLESADLLDRDTVSDGQWVAVTDAGERALHAEYEDYRRIFETDAEVALEGTVTSGMGEGRHYISLPGYQRQFEDRLGYEPFPGTLNVDLREDSVRRRSALASLEPVPIDGWEDEDRTYGPAVCHPATVETADGESYDEAHIIAPERTHHDEDQLEVIAPKKLREALDLEDADHVTVTVGDRR; encoded by the coding sequence ATGTCAGTGACAGCCGAGTCTGCCGTCGGCCACGACGAGCTCGCCGTTCTCAAACTCCTCGCGCTCGAGGGCGGGCTCGAGGGTGACGTGAAGATCTCCTGTTCTCGCCTCGCGGAACGACTCGACGCCTCGAACCAGACCGCCTCGCGGCGGCTTCAGCGCCTCGAGAGCGCCGATCTGCTCGATCGGGACACCGTCAGCGACGGCCAGTGGGTCGCGGTGACCGACGCGGGCGAACGTGCCCTCCACGCCGAGTACGAGGACTACCGACGGATCTTCGAGACCGACGCCGAGGTCGCCCTCGAGGGGACCGTCACCAGCGGGATGGGCGAGGGACGCCACTACATCTCCCTGCCGGGGTACCAGCGCCAGTTCGAGGACCGGCTCGGGTACGAGCCGTTCCCCGGGACGCTGAACGTCGACCTCCGCGAGGACAGCGTCCGTCGCCGGAGCGCCCTGGCTTCCCTCGAGCCGGTACCGATCGACGGCTGGGAGGACGAGGACCGAACCTACGGGCCCGCGGTCTGTCATCCGGCGACCGTCGAAACCGCAGACGGTGAGAGCTACGACGAGGCTCACATCATCGCTCCCGAGCGGACCCACCACGACGAGGATCAGCTCGAGGTCATCGCACCCAAGAAACTCCGCGAGGCACTCGATCTCGAGGACGCGGATCACGTGACGGTCACTGTGGGTGATCGCCGATGA
- the twy1 gene encoding 4-demethylwyosine synthase TYW1, which produces MSDSADSGTPTNADGDGAPAQVSSPDYHSENHTAAQTCGWTANALRGEGCCYKKVYYGIESHRCIQMTPVVKCNERCVFCWRDHQGHAYELGDVEWDDPEAVVDASIRLQKKLLSGFGGNDEVPREVFEEAMEPRHVAISLDGEPTLYPYLPELIEAFHDRDITTFLVSNGTRPEMLRNCDPTQLYVSVDAAERHTFDQVVKAVEDDAWDRLLETMHVLSEKEETRTVLRTTLVDGENMHHPDWYAGFYQQADPDFVELKAYMHVGHSQGRLDRSSMPDHEDVVAFAERVGEYMPEFTEVKGVPSSRVVLLSKTTDTWVPKLKKDSEFWERDPMTGD; this is translated from the coding sequence ATGAGCGACTCCGCGGATTCCGGGACCCCGACCAACGCCGACGGGGACGGCGCGCCGGCACAGGTCTCGAGTCCGGACTACCACAGCGAGAACCACACTGCGGCCCAGACCTGCGGCTGGACGGCAAACGCCCTGCGCGGCGAGGGCTGTTGTTACAAGAAGGTCTACTACGGGATCGAGTCACACCGCTGTATCCAGATGACGCCCGTCGTCAAGTGCAACGAGCGTTGTGTCTTCTGCTGGCGGGACCACCAGGGCCACGCCTACGAGCTGGGCGACGTCGAGTGGGACGACCCCGAGGCGGTCGTCGACGCCTCGATCCGCCTCCAGAAGAAGCTGCTGTCGGGGTTCGGCGGGAACGACGAGGTCCCCCGCGAGGTCTTCGAGGAGGCGATGGAGCCCCGCCACGTCGCCATCTCGCTTGACGGCGAGCCGACGCTGTACCCCTACCTGCCGGAGCTCATCGAGGCCTTTCACGATCGGGATATCACCACCTTCCTCGTCTCGAACGGCACCCGGCCGGAGATGCTCCGGAACTGCGATCCGACACAGCTGTACGTCAGCGTCGACGCCGCAGAACGCCACACCTTCGACCAGGTGGTCAAGGCCGTCGAGGACGACGCCTGGGACCGCCTGCTCGAGACGATGCACGTCCTCAGCGAGAAAGAGGAGACCCGTACGGTCCTGCGGACGACGCTCGTCGACGGGGAGAACATGCACCACCCCGACTGGTACGCCGGCTTCTACCAGCAGGCCGATCCCGATTTCGTCGAGCTGAAGGCGTACATGCACGTCGGCCACTCCCAGGGGCGGCTCGACCGATCCTCGATGCCCGACCACGAGGACGTCGTCGCGTTCGCCGAGCGCGTCGGAGAATACATGCCCGAGTTCACCGAGGTGAAGGGGGTTCCGTCCTCGCGGGTCGTCCTGCTCTCGAAGACGACCGACACCTGGGTCCCGAAGCTCAAAAAAGACAGCGAGTTCTGGGAACGGGACCCGATGACCGGCGATTGA
- a CDS encoding carboxymuconolactone decarboxylase family protein: MADQIDDPDELPSTAGEFADDYPEVWEAYSDLGEATSEAGPIDDETKRLVKLALSIGAQSEGAVHSHVRRGLDEDVDPEALKQVAALSIPTLGFPQAMAAISWIEDLTDEDEGEA; encoded by the coding sequence ATGGCCGATCAGATAGACGATCCCGACGAACTGCCGTCGACAGCGGGCGAGTTCGCCGACGACTACCCCGAGGTCTGGGAGGCGTACTCGGATCTCGGCGAGGCCACCTCGGAGGCGGGTCCGATCGACGACGAGACGAAACGTCTCGTGAAACTCGCGCTCTCGATCGGCGCACAGTCGGAGGGCGCCGTCCACTCCCACGTCCGGCGTGGACTCGACGAGGACGTCGACCCCGAGGCGTTGAAACAGGTCGCGGCGCTCTCGATCCCGACGCTTGGCTTCCCGCAGGCGATGGCCGCGATCAGCTGGATCGAGGACCTGACCGACGAGGACGAGGGCGAGGCCTAA
- a CDS encoding ABC transporter ATP-binding protein, which translates to MTRPTSDDAEDPGENPSDGTEIDPTESADDSADSNGEPAIVATDLTRVYGETTAVSGLDLEVDVGSVYGLLGPNGAGKTTTIRMLTALTPPTRGSGTVAGVPITDRESLVDRVGYLPESPPIYEQLTAREQLEYYGGLCGMDASAIEARMEPLLERLDLAADADDRIVTYSKGMRRKTGLVQAILPAPDVVFLDEPTAGLDPRAARTVRELVTELADAGTTVVLSTHILSVVETVATEVGILRAGELVAEGAPKDLRERLEERTDPTLEDVVLEVTTDAE; encoded by the coding sequence ATGACACGACCGACGAGCGACGACGCCGAGGACCCGGGCGAGAACCCGAGCGACGGTACCGAGATCGATCCGACGGAATCGGCAGACGACTCCGCGGACTCGAACGGCGAGCCGGCGATCGTCGCGACCGACCTCACGAGGGTCTACGGCGAGACGACCGCCGTCTCGGGACTGGATCTCGAGGTCGACGTCGGATCCGTCTACGGGTTGCTCGGTCCGAACGGGGCCGGGAAGACGACCACGATCCGAATGTTGACCGCGCTGACGCCACCGACGCGCGGCTCGGGGACCGTCGCGGGCGTCCCGATCACGGATCGCGAGTCGCTGGTCGACCGCGTCGGCTACCTTCCGGAGTCACCACCGATCTACGAGCAGCTCACGGCCCGCGAGCAACTCGAGTACTACGGCGGCCTCTGCGGGATGGACGCCTCGGCGATCGAGGCCCGGATGGAGCCCCTGCTGGAGCGACTCGACCTCGCCGCGGACGCCGACGACCGGATCGTCACCTACTCGAAGGGAATGCGACGGAAGACGGGGCTCGTCCAGGCGATCCTTCCGGCTCCCGACGTGGTATTTCTGGACGAGCCAACCGCCGGACTCGATCCACGCGCCGCGAGGACGGTCCGGGAGCTCGTCACCGAACTCGCCGACGCGGGGACGACCGTCGTCCTCTCGACACATATCCTGTCCGTCGTCGAGACGGTCGCGACCGAGGTCGGGATCCTGCGGGCGGGCGAACTGGTCGCGGAAGGCGCGCCGAAGGATCTCCGCGAACGGCTCGAGGAGCGGACGGACCCGACGCTCGAGGACGTCGTCCTCGAGGTGACGACCGACGCGGAATGA